The following proteins are co-located in the Haloplanus sp. HW8-1 genome:
- the pglX gene encoding BREX-5 system adenine-specific DNA-methyltransferase PglX → MTDHGSQGQKAQLDKAEREHLEDVVADMRGRVEANVEHRLTQRGLDDEPDSRHERDGDTKQLVEAIELEAVDGQDWDEAFEQYVTGVGYTLVNRLAALRCMEVRGFLDEEVTVFKDDGLTPAAETLVREEFLLEGEALLQAYHDACDAFAAEIEILFDRSSVYSQVDPDQSTFEDLCELLDAVPDAVWRADDVLGWVYEYYNRPNLADVRERAHSGGGLGTDDIGVANQFYTPHWVVRMLTDNSLGKLYLETRDKLAETIRSQDSLTAGARKRRSTAPSETPTVSEFCTYLVPSDAGETPTFDHPAEIRVIDPACGSGHFLLYAFDVLERIWRAETDLDHAEIPREILRHNLHGVDLDMRACQLTAFNLYLKGRTRAEREGADGFDMPDSGIVCADAAVAELDGVEDVFDEVAKGREDVETALRTILDAFEDIHGLGSLLDVRGTLGELFEASADGTVQLTLGDDPREDHTLGQVLRNLREAVDERTDDDSFLARDLRSFVRLLDVLAREYDVALMNPPYGSGKRMPDSIQRYLDEQYEYYREFYINFFEACYSLAKDDGRIGMLVPWTLMFKPSFQEFREDFIGNRGAFDFLAEYGYGVLDNATVGTVGTVVRKSARSNQQGEFIRLHDVAKGNKEGVFTDVISGTSDDVRRYYSIDLNEFSAIPGTPMIYSIPRAIRTLHDTELKLDPGRADIDGTGIADAVQGLATSNNDRFVRYHWECDGDSFRPYAKGGADAWVLPQSTTSISWERDGTEIQRLSSSRFQNERFYMREGLTWTYIKRTGRRFGYMPETIFDVTGSMLFPDDGYSPWRLLSVLNSTVYHGLFLSLTPERDWQMGVVGRIPWHEALDDAERLEEIARAQYVAVATQKSHDPRHPLYVAPRILPTEATPFYPDSEHIARHQDVDLDRMVVDESWPIGRAARVGERDRRRSRRRLEKLADRADEVVADALDIPPEVNDAMKQEIFLRTSEEPDDRTVPDPDSVPETPDDIEQQVTDLVHHFAMDIVRETSDGIVPVEAARDRATMLDRIVDRFHDVYEEHAEDRLVEVDDVLGARSATDEAYPNLRAFIAQDLFDYHVDRMEKTPILWRLTTERLIADSVGEGFACFLDYHSLDSGTFDRLSTRYLEPRKAELRERRSAANRRRSDDSLPAREQAAAAETYEHCASGLDQIGRFEDVLQELGRIDERDFDDAGRRRAEELAPKVAAFRETTRERVETLAKLRERNGEAWFKDAFSDTFWETVDEWREEWLDALDELEYACSEYAAPVDEPVEAHLADLFDYFGWRLKGSDHYSSTGILFMTYYFEREGADFLDADGQPHDNLTADERLLASLGMGLDSSVVDETSLEAIADDEGVDDVDELPPLAEFKALAEDIDDRCQAVDKHIPSNWADRALSEITTAGYQPNRKYGVEINITPLADAEIVPKTVDDDVL, encoded by the coding sequence ATGACCGATCACGGCTCACAGGGGCAGAAGGCACAACTGGACAAGGCCGAACGCGAACACCTCGAGGACGTCGTCGCAGACATGCGAGGCCGGGTCGAGGCAAACGTCGAACACCGACTCACACAGCGGGGTCTCGACGACGAACCGGATTCCCGCCACGAACGCGACGGCGACACGAAGCAACTGGTCGAAGCCATCGAACTCGAGGCGGTCGATGGCCAGGACTGGGACGAAGCCTTCGAGCAGTACGTCACCGGCGTCGGCTACACGCTCGTCAACCGTCTCGCCGCCCTACGCTGTATGGAGGTTCGTGGATTCCTCGACGAGGAAGTCACGGTGTTCAAAGACGACGGGCTGACGCCCGCCGCCGAGACGCTCGTTCGCGAGGAATTCCTGCTGGAAGGGGAAGCCCTTCTCCAAGCGTATCACGACGCCTGTGACGCCTTCGCCGCGGAGATCGAGATCCTCTTCGACCGCTCGTCGGTGTATAGTCAGGTCGACCCGGACCAGAGTACCTTCGAGGATCTCTGTGAACTGCTCGACGCGGTACCCGACGCCGTCTGGCGGGCCGACGACGTGTTGGGGTGGGTGTACGAGTATTACAACCGACCCAACCTCGCCGACGTGAGAGAACGGGCTCACTCCGGCGGCGGACTCGGAACGGACGACATCGGCGTCGCGAACCAGTTTTATACGCCCCACTGGGTCGTCCGGATGCTCACCGACAATTCGCTCGGTAAGCTCTATCTCGAAACCCGGGACAAACTGGCAGAGACGATTCGATCACAGGACTCGCTCACGGCCGGCGCCCGGAAACGGCGATCGACGGCACCGAGTGAAACCCCGACCGTCTCGGAGTTCTGTACGTATCTGGTACCGTCCGACGCCGGCGAAACGCCGACGTTCGACCATCCCGCCGAAATCCGCGTCATCGACCCTGCGTGTGGGAGTGGCCACTTCTTACTCTATGCCTTCGACGTGCTGGAACGAATTTGGCGTGCGGAAACCGACCTCGACCACGCCGAGATTCCCCGAGAGATCCTCCGGCACAATCTTCACGGTGTCGACCTCGATATGCGAGCCTGTCAGCTCACTGCCTTCAACCTCTATCTGAAAGGTCGAACCCGGGCGGAAAGGGAAGGTGCGGATGGCTTCGACATGCCCGACTCGGGTATCGTCTGTGCCGACGCGGCGGTGGCCGAACTCGACGGTGTCGAGGATGTGTTCGACGAGGTGGCCAAGGGGAGAGAGGACGTCGAGACGGCTCTCCGGACGATCCTCGATGCGTTCGAAGATATTCACGGTCTCGGCAGTCTGCTCGACGTCCGTGGAACGCTCGGCGAACTGTTCGAAGCGAGTGCCGACGGAACGGTACAGCTCACACTCGGCGATGATCCACGGGAGGATCACACGCTCGGTCAGGTTCTCCGCAATCTCCGGGAGGCCGTCGACGAACGGACGGACGACGATTCGTTCCTCGCACGGGATCTGCGGAGCTTCGTGCGACTGCTGGACGTACTGGCCCGGGAGTACGATGTGGCCCTGATGAACCCCCCCTACGGGAGTGGTAAACGCATGCCGGATTCGATCCAGCGGTATCTCGACGAGCAGTACGAATACTACCGGGAATTTTATATCAATTTCTTCGAAGCGTGTTACTCCCTGGCGAAAGACGACGGCCGAATCGGGATGTTGGTCCCGTGGACATTGATGTTCAAGCCCTCGTTTCAGGAGTTTCGAGAGGATTTCATCGGCAACCGCGGGGCGTTCGATTTCCTGGCCGAGTACGGCTACGGCGTCCTCGACAACGCGACTGTAGGGACGGTCGGAACGGTCGTCAGGAAGTCGGCACGGTCGAACCAACAGGGGGAGTTCATACGGTTACACGACGTGGCGAAGGGAAACAAGGAAGGGGTGTTCACCGACGTCATCTCGGGAACGTCGGACGATGTCCGGCGTTACTACTCGATCGACTTGAACGAGTTTTCCGCCATTCCCGGGACGCCGATGATATACTCCATCCCCCGAGCGATCCGTACACTCCACGATACCGAGTTGAAACTCGATCCCGGGCGGGCGGATATCGACGGGACGGGTATCGCCGACGCCGTTCAGGGACTCGCCACCAGCAACAACGATCGATTCGTGCGGTATCACTGGGAATGCGACGGTGACTCGTTCAGACCGTACGCCAAGGGCGGTGCCGATGCGTGGGTGCTGCCACAGTCGACCACTTCGATCAGTTGGGAACGGGACGGAACGGAGATTCAACGACTCTCTAGCTCCCGCTTTCAGAACGAACGGTTCTACATGAGGGAGGGGTTGACGTGGACTTACATCAAACGCACGGGAAGACGGTTCGGATATATGCCCGAGACGATCTTCGATGTCACGGGTTCGATGCTCTTCCCCGACGACGGCTACTCGCCGTGGCGGTTACTGAGCGTACTCAATTCGACAGTGTATCACGGCTTGTTCCTCTCTCTCACGCCGGAGCGCGACTGGCAGATGGGCGTCGTGGGGCGTATCCCGTGGCACGAGGCTCTCGACGATGCCGAACGTCTCGAAGAGATAGCGAGAGCGCAATACGTGGCCGTCGCGACGCAGAAATCCCACGACCCCCGCCATCCACTCTACGTCGCGCCGAGAATTCTGCCGACGGAGGCGACACCGTTCTATCCGGACTCGGAACATATCGCCCGGCACCAGGACGTCGATCTCGACCGGATGGTGGTCGACGAATCGTGGCCGATCGGACGTGCAGCGAGAGTCGGTGAACGGGATCGTCGACGGTCTCGAAGGCGTCTCGAGAAGTTGGCGGACCGGGCCGACGAAGTCGTCGCCGACGCTCTCGACATTCCTCCGGAGGTCAACGACGCGATGAAACAGGAAATATTCCTCCGAACGTCGGAGGAACCGGACGACCGAACGGTTCCCGATCCGGACTCCGTTCCGGAGACGCCCGACGATATCGAACAGCAGGTGACCGACCTCGTTCACCATTTCGCGATGGACATCGTTCGCGAGACATCCGATGGGATCGTCCCGGTCGAGGCCGCCCGGGATCGGGCGACGATGCTCGACCGCATCGTCGATCGGTTCCACGACGTGTACGAAGAGCACGCGGAGGACCGCCTCGTCGAGGTGGACGACGTTCTGGGTGCACGATCCGCCACCGACGAGGCCTATCCGAACCTCCGAGCGTTCATCGCCCAGGATCTGTTCGACTACCACGTCGACCGGATGGAGAAGACGCCGATCCTCTGGCGGCTCACCACCGAGCGCCTCATCGCCGACTCGGTGGGCGAGGGGTTCGCCTGCTTTCTCGATTACCACAGCCTCGATTCGGGTACGTTCGACCGGTTGTCCACTCGATATCTGGAACCACGAAAGGCCGAACTCAGAGAGCGCCGTAGTGCCGCGAATCGCCGTCGTAGCGACGATTCGCTCCCGGCTCGCGAACAGGCTGCGGCCGCCGAGACCTACGAGCACTGTGCGAGCGGGCTCGATCAGATCGGTCGCTTCGAGGACGTGCTTCAGGAACTCGGGAGGATCGACGAACGCGACTTCGACGACGCTGGCCGCCGGCGAGCCGAGGAACTGGCGCCGAAGGTCGCCGCGTTCCGCGAGACGACGCGCGAACGCGTCGAGACGCTAGCGAAACTGCGCGAGCGCAACGGCGAGGCGTGGTTCAAGGACGCGTTCTCGGATACGTTCTGGGAGACGGTCGACGAATGGCGCGAAGAGTGGCTCGACGCGCTGGACGAGCTCGAATACGCCTGCTCGGAGTACGCCGCCCCCGTCGACGAACCCGTCGAGGCACATCTGGCGGACCTGTTCGACTACTTCGGCTGGCGGCTCAAGGGGTCGGATCACTACTCCAGTACGGGGATTCTGTTCATGACCTACTACTTCGAGCGGGAGGGTGCTGACTTCCTCGACGCTGACGGCCAACCACACGACAATCTGACTGCAGACGAACGCCTGCTTGCCTCGCTCGGGATGGGCCTCGATTCCTCGGTCGTCGACGAGACGTCCCTCGAAGCGATCGCCGACGACGAGGGTGTCGACGACGTCGACGAACTCCCGCCGCTTGCCGAGTTCAAGGCACTGGCCGAGGACATCGACGATCGCTGCCAGGCCGTGGACAAGCATATTCCCTCGAACTGGGCCGACCGTGCGCTCTCGGAGATCACGACCGCCGGCTACCAGCCGAATCGGAAATACGGCGTCGAAATCAACATCACACCGCTCGCCGACGCCGAAATCGTCCCGAAAACCGTCGACGACGACGTGTTGTAG
- a CDS encoding DUF5615 family PIN-like protein: MVYRLILDENVEHEVLHRLENYGHDVEHIDFATELGKGTDDRPIARYSRETDRIIVTYDDDFALELDDDDYRAAFYFADATLSAKQVADVIHRVSQVYAQKEVDGLEYVGTEWL; this comes from the coding sequence ATGGTGTATCGGCTGATTCTCGACGAGAACGTCGAGCACGAGGTACTCCACCGTCTCGAAAACTACGGCCACGACGTCGAACACATCGACTTCGCGACCGAACTCGGGAAGGGGACTGACGACCGACCAATCGCTCGGTACTCCAGAGAGACCGACCGAATCATCGTCACCTACGACGACGATTTCGCCCTCGAACTCGATGATGACGACTACCGAGCGGCGTTCTACTTCGCCGACGCGACCCTGTCGGCCAAGCAGGTTGCGGACGTGATACATCGAGTCTCGCAGGTGTATGCCCAGAAAGAGGTCGACGGTCTCGAATACGTCGGGACCGAGTGGCTGTAG
- a CDS encoding DUF433 domain-containing protein, whose product MATQTYRIVSSEESTVHGEPHIEGSRITVRYVHERVEERGLRPETVADRHGLDVADVYEALAYFHNNPEEMEQVEERHERAVEEAKRRSTLTPPEE is encoded by the coding sequence ATGGCGACGCAGACATACCGGATCGTGTCGAGCGAGGAGTCGACGGTCCACGGAGAGCCCCACATCGAGGGGAGTCGAATTACCGTCCGGTACGTCCACGAGCGCGTCGAGGAGCGCGGGCTTCGCCCGGAGACGGTCGCGGACCGTCACGGCCTCGACGTTGCGGACGTGTACGAGGCGCTGGCCTACTTCCACAACAATCCCGAGGAGATGGAACAGGTCGAGGAGCGACACGAGCGGGCCGTCGAGGAAGCCAAGCGCCGGTCGACGCTGACACCACCCGAGGAGTGA
- a CDS encoding winged helix-turn-helix domain-containing protein, whose product MKYRKTGHWMKYTDERILEYLSEVSTATAWEIAYDQGVEGDRRRIEHRCRVLANAGFVDVYIRDVGLDDEYEITSWGELYLGGDVDAELQRPLPAVRPPDKVRSGWWAGFG is encoded by the coding sequence ATGAAGTATCGGAAGACGGGCCACTGGATGAAGTACACCGACGAGCGGATACTCGAGTATCTGTCCGAGGTATCGACGGCGACGGCGTGGGAGATCGCCTACGATCAGGGCGTCGAGGGCGACCGTCGTCGGATCGAGCATCGGTGTCGCGTTCTGGCGAACGCGGGGTTCGTTGATGTCTACATTCGGGATGTCGGCCTTGACGACGAGTACGAGATTACCAGCTGGGGCGAGTTGTATCTCGGTGGGGATGTCGACGCGGAGTTACAGCGGCCGTTGCCGGCGGTGCGGCCGCCCGATAAGGTCCGGTCCGGCTGGTGGGCGGGGTTCGGATGA
- a CDS encoding ArsR family transcriptional regulator, with protein MRLSGTWMTIWDDRILEVIREEGSGSPSELADTDVIRVSRQHVSRRLQKLADHQLLTHLGNGVYVITEEGKKYLDGELDADELEDASDNGEGAASA; from the coding sequence ATGCGACTATCCGGGACGTGGATGACGATCTGGGATGATCGAATCTTAGAGGTGATCCGGGAGGAAGGGTCTGGATCACCGTCCGAATTGGCCGATACCGACGTTATTCGTGTCTCTCGACAGCACGTTTCTCGCCGTCTCCAGAAACTCGCAGATCATCAACTGCTCACCCACCTCGGAAACGGAGTCTACGTCATCACCGAAGAGGGGAAGAAGTATCTCGATGGTGAACTCGACGCCGATGAATTGGAGGATGCGAGCGACAACGGAGAGGGGGCGGCGAGCGCATAA